Part of the Triticum aestivum cultivar Chinese Spring chromosome 4D, IWGSC CS RefSeq v2.1, whole genome shotgun sequence genome is shown below.
gCAGCACCAAGTGtgcaagtaagagagtgtagttcttttctttctcatttctcacagggagtagtctcattatccttcgTGAGAACTTCATTCaagacatgacatgatgtcaatacagcctccccccaccatgccttggataaaccggacatatctaacatggcattaaccaaatctgttagagtacggtttttccgttcagcaaccccgtttgactggggtgaacagagaggcatcctctcatgaataataccatgttccgcatagaataaatcaaactcattaaaaaaatactctccaccacgatcagatcgGACTTGTTTTATTTTCTcttcaagttggttctcaacttctgccttgtAGATTTTAAaatagtgtagagcctcatccttagtatttaacaaatacacatagcagaatctagtgaaatcatcaatcaacgtcatgaagtatgtCTTTCCACCTTTattcaacacaccattcatctcgcagAGATCTGAAtttatgagctctagtggtgccaggtgtctctccttcgcaggcttgtgaggcttacgaggttaTTTTGCTTGCACACACGaatggcacttggagcctttggCTAAAGAGAAACTcaagattaaatccatcttggctagccgcgTCGTACAACCGAAATTAAATGTGaaaaagacgtgaatgccaaacctcagattcgttcacattagaatgaatttggttcacgactttattacagaaatcctttagggaaaggcggaacaaaccatCACAATCATATCATTTTCTaacaaatagtccataccgagatacgactactttgttGGACTCAAATACTAAtttaaacccttctttacatagaagggagccactaacgagatcCTTCTTGATGACGGGGACATGTTGCACGTTCTTCAGTTGTACGATCTTtctcgaagtaaacttcagatctaccatgccaacaccatgaacagaagtaTGCGAGCCATTCTccatcaggacggaacaatctcgtgcgacctagtaggaagaaaacaaagacacattagcacacacatgaatattggccccagtgtcaacccaccaatcggtggactgacaaactgaaagtatggtaaatagattaccatacccagatgccacATCATTGTTGCTCAgggtgacattgacagacttggagtcctgtcctgacttcttgtacttgtttgggcacttgtttgcccaatgttccTGTGAAACACAAGTAAAGCagtcatctctctttttgtctttcttcttgcccttcttcttgaaggtagtattctgctgaacagagttctttcccttgaacttgtgaaaatgcttctgcaccacattggcgctagaagaaccctctgcacctttcacgtgtgagtcctttgctctcgagttctgctcaacacttagatgaccgatgacatcctcaacagagaattcacgtctcaagtgcttgagagaagtagcaaagttcctccatccagGGAGTTTTGCAGtaatgcaacccgcgacaaacatgtccggtaactcacacttcaggagctccagctccttagcgatgcactgtatctcatgagtctggtCCAACACAGGACGGTTATCAACCATCCTTTAATCATGGAAACTACTCCATGGCATAAAGTTCGCTCCCAGCATCGGTTGCGCCAAACTTAGCTTCGAGAgcatcccacaagtttttggcAACGCGCATATAAAGATATGCGTCAACCAACCTGTCTCTGGTCACAGTAAGAATGGCTCCCACAAAGAtggtggttgcctccctaaacACATTCTCCTTTTCAGGAGCAATCGTTATCGTGGGAGACACAAGGTGGTCctcgtctgccaacgcttaaaatgtgTCTCAGTAAACTTTTCCGGTTTCAGTGGCGGCGAAGCCATGAGTCAAAAAATGCCTAacataaggtttttggattgctaGAAATATTAGCACATTTTTTactaatctaatccacgagtatatagtaaacatggcaaatacggtatgcatctcataccgatacctaagcatgtgagcacATATAGTACATAGAACCAAAACATCTAGGAACAACATATATACGACCAACATATGAACGAGCAAATAGGGGATGAACGAGGCATACCcttcggttggccaggccaacgcggcggcggcggcagccatggagtcaatgcaggggaagtagtggagtCAAAAACCTTATTGACGTTTGAATGCGGTCGTGGGGGCGTCGTGACGaggtgaggcgggcggcggaggatgaCTCTTCTTCCCAAGCTCCCACAAaaccttataaaggggtctcatctcttctcaactactccctccgttccaaaatagatgactcaattttgtactcactttagtacaaagttgggtcatctattttgaaacagagggagtgacaaggtggtactaaacttcccaccacctgccataTACCTACATTGGCCTCAACATTAACCAGGAATCATTGTTCACATGTGCCTAAAGCCCATCTATGATTCAACACATCATGCACTCAACAATCTAAATCAAATATGGTTCGTGACACTCCCTCAAAAATGGTTCATGACATGATTAGGCAATAGGCACCTCACGATACGCTCCAAACCTAGTCACCATTTCACGTCTCCAGCAACAACAAAGCACATTAAAAATAATAGTAATGTGGCCACAAGCAAGCAGGCACACAAGAGACACAGCACATAATTCCTCATTTCGGATGGTTTATTTGAACTGCAACTCCCCGGCATCTCTCTCATGATTTCATCAGAAATGATATTTAATTGGTTGCGGAGTCAGCAGATTGACATACTTTTTGTAATGGCACTGACCAATGAGTAGAAGATTAGTGTGCCTAAACTTAAGGCAAGAGATGATAAGTGTCTCAAAACCAAATTTACCATACTCGATAGTGATCTCCACATTTTGATACGACGATCGTAAAGAATAGACAATTCAGTTGGGTGTAGGAACAGCAATTTTATCATTCACACCATGTAATCTACAATCTACAACAATATGTTCCGTGAAGGTAACATAACAAAACTGGAGGCAATTTTGGTACATTTGGAGTTCAAAAGCCTACTAGCGATCCCACCCAGATGGCCGCTTTCTCTCCCTCCGTTGATCCTTCGAGCTGCAATACACGGGAATTTTGAATGATGGTTAGCACACTGAATACTGAGGATAGCCAAGTACTAGTACTGGAAATATCAACAGGACGATTATTCTGCACTGACTTATCGCGAGCCACATACCTTTCAGGGTTTGTGTTCCCGTTTTCGTTAGTGTTTCCTGCTGGCCTGGACGCAGGAACAAATGAGGGCGCCGGTGGTGCTGGCCTTGCTGCATCCTTAGTGTTTCCTGCTGGCCTGGACGCAGGAACAAATGAGGGCGCCGGTGGTGCTGGCCTTGCTGCACCTGAATCCCCTCCTATGGTACCACCGGAAACAAAACCACGAAGTGTGGGTTTTACAAAAGAAGGTGCACCCCTCGAAGGTGCACTGTTGCTTGGCGCACTCGAAGACGCCGAGACAAAGCTACTCTTAAAATTTTGCATCATCCCTGTCTTCAACACGTTTACAGTGGCAGATCTTGGAGCAGGTACTTGTGGCCCTGATTCAGAACCATAGCCAATGCCAAGGCCAAAATCAACTCCACGTATGCCACGCCCACGCCCACGCGCACCGCCacccccgccgccaccaccaccacctccaccacccttTCCTTTGCCACCTTTCTTCCCACCTGATCAAGCATAATTATTTCGTTAGTATAATCAGCTTCCAAAAGGATGCATCTATATCACCTCCTGTGTAACTAAATAAACAGGACGAACCTTTTCTGGAGTCACGGTTAGCTCTGAACCTGCCATCCTGGAATTCAAACAACAGTCGGTTTAGAATAGGGGTTGTACTCATGGTAGGATGACTAGGCAATAATAATAGTACGTATTTTAGCAGCTGACAGAACAGAGAACACGTAAAATTCACAAAATAAGTTACCAGGAACCCACCTTCATTGCCAGGTCCATAAGTTCGTTGGGTACATCTTGACCAGCAGCAATTAAACTATGAACCAATTCGCCTGCAAATCGTGATTCTTTCTGTGTAATAAGAGTATATGCGGTGCCATCTTTATCACCGGCCCGGCCAGTTCTTCCAATGCGGTGAATATGCATATCCATTTCTTTTGCAATATCAAAGTTGACAACTGTTTTAATTGACTTTATGTCCAGACCACGTGCAGCAACATCAGTTGCAACAAGAACATGGTAAATCCCAGACTTGAACTTCTGCAGTGTCTCCATCCGAGATGCTTGATCCTTGTCACCATGAAGTGCTGCAACTTTGAATCCATGCTGATTCAACTGGTTCTCAACCTCATCGACTCGAGCCTTCTTAGTTGCAAATACAAGCACATCTCCATCATCAATCATACCAGGCATTTTCTCAAGAAGCCATGGCATTTTCTCAGCATCAGAAGGGAGTACATTCACAACTTGTTTAATGTCTTCATTAGCACTACCAACTTGACCAACTGTGACTCGAATAGGGTCAGTCAAAATTTCTCTAGCCAATCGTTCCACTTTGCATGGCATTGTTGCAGAAAAAAGCAAGGTTTGTCGGTCTGGTCTAATTTGACCAACAATGGATCGTATCTGAGGCTCGAACCCAAGATCAAACATGCGATCAGCTTCATCAAGAACCAGATAAGTTGCCCTAAACATCTTCAGTGCCTTCATCTTAAGCAAGTCTATCAGTCTCCCTGGGGTAGCAACGACTATTTCACAGCCTGATTTCAGTTCTTTAAACTGTTCAAATTTGGAAACACCACCATAAACAGCAGCAACTTGAAGATTGTAAGGCTTTGCAAACTTCTTAGCTTCGAGATATATCTGATGTGCCAATTCTCTTGTTGGAGCACATATGACTCCTATTGGACCTTCTTCCTTCTGAAGCTCAGGCTGATCCATAATGTGAACAATCATAGGGAGTACAAATGCTGCGGTCTTGCCTGAACCAGTTTTCGCAATACCAATGATATCTCTACCTGAAAGGACAATAGGTAAAGCCTGGCACTGAATTGTTGTCGGCTTTTCATAACCCTGCTTGGCAATAGCATTCATCAATGGAACAGGAAACCCACAATCCTCAAAGTTTTTAACTGGCCTTGGCACATCAAAGCCTGAAACCCGGATTGCCAAACTTTTCATATAATCAGCCACCTCTTCCACGCTCATCCCTACAAGAGACACATAGAGAAATTCAATAAATGCCTTCAAGTAGGAATTGCCAAACCATAAACAATGAGCAAGAACAACCAGCAAAAGTTATAATCAATTTACATCATGCTAGTTCTCACAAACATGTACAAGTACTTGCAAGATTTCAGTTGCAATGGCTTGTAACATAAAGAGACTTCATTAAACTAATTATTTAGCAATGTCAGCAGAAGGGGATCGAGACATCAGATGCACAACAGAAATGTTACAATTTCTCAAGACAAGCAATCAAAGTGAATACAGAGCGGACAAAGGAAGCAATATTATGGCTCTCCGACTGCTGTCTCAGGGAGGGTAACTGCAGACTGGTGATTGTGTAAAGAAGTGATGACCCGGTGCCTGCCATCTCAAAATAACAGAGAGGCATCTATACTAATAGCCAACACCCAAACAATAAGCATGGAATTCAAAATAATGATCCACGAACCTTGTAGGGCATCATTTTTGTTTATAGCCAACCGAACATTTGGATGTTATTAGCATCCAATTGATATAGACTATTCTggttcatcacttgattaaccaaaTAGAGCAAAGAAGCTAGACCTCTGGTCAGGCTTCATATGTTGAGATCAAACTGAAGTAGCTTAACAGTGTAATCTACACGGGACGCCAATTTAACAGTTAACGATACATATGCTCAATCAAACGGTAAGATATGCTTCACCTGAAACTGACGGCTTCTCCTCGTAGAAGTCCTTGGTGAAGGGCTCATACTCGATGGTCGAATGGTCCAGCGGTGGTATGGGCTCTATCTTCCTCTTGTCCAATACTATGGGGTTGTCGTCGGAGTCGTACTCCATCATGCCGGCGTCGACGGCCTTCGCGGCAGCGTACACCTCCTCGTCGGAGTTATACCCGGCGTTCATGACGTCGGCGGCAAGCGTGAGCCCGGCATCCTTCTTGGCCCGCAGGAAGCTCTCCATGGGGTCGTCGTCCTCATCGGAATCCGCGGGGCGGAGTGCCTTGGGcttgggcggcgggggcggcgcgcggATCTCCTCCTGGATCTCTGCCATGAACGCGTCGAGCGGGTCGAtctcgtcgtcctccgccttgccacCCTCCCCGGCGTCCGAGGGTGCGGCTGCGTCGTCAGAGAAGGCGATGTCGTCGAGGTCGTCATCGGCGGGGACGTAGAGGCGCGGCGCGGGTTGGGAGCGTTCGAAGCTGTATGAGGTGGGGCGCGGGATGCTGAAGCCCTCGAGCCTCGGTCGCTTCGACATGGACGGCGGGCAAGGTGGAGGTAGCGACGGGCTAGCTAGGGTTTGTGTAGCGAGGCGGGGAGGAAGACGATGGACACGGAGGGGTCGGAGAGAGCTTGGCGCCGGTTGGTTGGGTCGCTCGTGTGGTGGGCCGGGTACTGGACGGGTCTGACGCGCCCGTGGGCTGAAGTCGGTCGCGGCATAGCTTATCAGGCCGAGTGTTGTTTGACCGGTTCACCCAAGCTCCCATGACCGAAAGAATTAATTGAGTACTGTTTTTAAAATAGATTTCGGGAGGTTTACTATTAAGCATTATATTAAAGAGTCAAATTATGTAGCTCATGAGCTGGCTAGATGGGACGTGCTAATAATCCATCTTGTTGGATTGATGCCCCGCCTGATTTCATTGTGAGTCTGCTGGCAGACGATATATCCGTCCTTTGATTAATAAAGTAAGCTTTCCTGTCAAAAAAAAATCAGTTTGACTAATTTACATCTAAgcctcattcggtttggaggaaacCAAAATGTAGGAATTATGAATagtataggaatttgataggatgGAACTTGCCATCCTAAGAAATTGTCTTGCCTCGTTCCTACGCATaaaatgagctttgagtggatATGTAGATTCCTCCAAAAACACAGAAAATGAATAGTATTCCTATGATATTCTCGTACGCGtttcctacaaaccgaatgcatctataaaaaaatttcctatggaattcttattcctacgttttttctataGAAATCCTACAAACCGAATAAGGCCCTAGATGTTctctaaggatgtcacatctaaactcGCACGAATAACGTAGcaacaaggaaaaaaaatagatgaaacaaaaaaaatagaacacaaacatagtggacatcaggttagatgtgacgtaactatgtcacatctagatgtgtcataaACA
Proteins encoded:
- the LOC123097670 gene encoding DEAD-box ATP-dependent RNA helicase 24 — its product is MSKRPRLEGFSIPRPTSYSFERSQPAPRLYVPADDDLDDIAFSDDAAAPSDAGEGGKAEDDEIDPLDAFMAEIQEEIRAPPPPPKPKALRPADSDEDDDPMESFLRAKKDAGLTLAADVMNAGYNSDEEVYAAAKAVDAGMMEYDSDDNPIVLDKRKIEPIPPLDHSTIEYEPFTKDFYEEKPSVSGMSVEEVADYMKSLAIRVSGFDVPRPVKNFEDCGFPVPLMNAIAKQGYEKPTTIQCQALPIVLSGRDIIGIAKTGSGKTAAFVLPMIVHIMDQPELQKEEGPIGVICAPTRELAHQIYLEAKKFAKPYNLQVAAVYGGVSKFEQFKELKSGCEIVVATPGRLIDLLKMKALKMFRATYLVLDEADRMFDLGFEPQIRSIVGQIRPDRQTLLFSATMPCKVERLAREILTDPIRVTVGQVGSANEDIKQVVNVLPSDAEKMPWLLEKMPGMIDDGDVLVFATKKARVDEVENQLNQHGFKVAALHGDKDQASRMETLQKFKSGIYHVLVATDVAARGLDIKSIKTVVNFDIAKEMDMHIHRIGRTGRAGDKDGTAYTLITQKESRFAGELVHSLIAAGQDVPNELMDLAMKDGRFRANRDSRKGGKKGGKGKGGGGGGGGGGGGGARGRGRGIRGVDFGLGIGYGSESGPQVPAPRSATVNVLKTGMMQNFKSSFVSASSSAPSNSAPSRGAPSFVKPTLRGFVSGGTIGGDSGAARPAPPAPSFVPASRPAGNTKDAARPAPPAPSFVPASRPAGNTNENGNTNPESSKDQRRERKRPSGWDR